A region from the Lolium perenne isolate Kyuss_39 chromosome 4, Kyuss_2.0, whole genome shotgun sequence genome encodes:
- the LOC127297277 gene encoding G-patch domain-containing protein 1, which yields MAAPEAPTCYVGVARQSAAFRLMKQMGWEEGEGLGKDKQGIKGHVRVKQKQDTLGVGVDTAQNKWAYDTTQFDDILKKLKVQSSNPDKKEVEDVISSPDSTPKKEKPAKDEVSKVTRPQGRYKKRERGKSVKGYSAVDLQGILVRKNESDCEVDQEVQPEGVEETDIIMCQTAVSQAEDVNWWGHKFGYVSGGFLGAKSRKKKSSTQKDPNARQMFGEDDQENLYNLVQDKATSGKQGLGIKDLPMKIAGHRWKGNKKSLGDSDDENSTQSELSELEEDEDEEGSGSDAEVKEIQQTAVKDVPVDAKPRIKFKKLCKKILRQAPSQSMKLKELKEAVEAQSTIFSDFSCRREALSFLKTKLQGSRKFNLEGKRVHLVS from the exons ATGGCCGCGCCGGAGGCACCCACATGCTACGTCGGGGTCGCGCGCCAGTCCGCCGCCTTCCGCCTCATGAAGCAAATG GGATGGGAGGAAGGTGAAGGCCTTGGGAAAGACAAGCAAGGCATAAAGGGACATGTTAGAGTGAAGCAAAAGCAGGACACACTAG GTGTTGGTGTAGACACTGCTCAAAACAAATGGGCATACGATACCACCCAATTTGATGATATACTaaagaaactgaaagtg CAATCTTCTAATCCTGATAAAAAAG AAGTTGAGGATGTAATCAGTTCGCCTGACAGTACACCTAAGAAAGAAAAACCTGCAAAGGATGAAGTCTCTAAAGTTACCCGGCCTCAAGGAAG ATACAAGAAAAGAGAGAGGGGGAAAAGTGTGAAGGGTTATTCAGCAGTTGATCTTCAAGGCATACTT GTTCGGAAAAATGAAAGTGATTGTGAGGTAGATCAGGAAGTTCAACCGGAAGGCGTGGAAGAGACTGATATCATCATGTGTCAGACTGCag TATCCCAAGCTGAAGATGTGAACTGGTGGGGGCACAAGTTCGGATATGTATCAGGAGGCTTTTTAGGAGCAAAATCTCGCAAGAAGAAATCGTCCACACAAAAAGATCCTAATGCCCGCCAGATGTTTGGGGAAGACGATCAAGAGAATCTATACAACCTTGTCCAG GACAAAGCTACATCTGGAAAGCAGGGTCTTGGCATCAAGGACCTGCCAATGAAAATTGCTGGCCACCGTTGGAAAGGGAACAAAAAATCTCTTGGTGATAGTGATGACGAAAATTCAACCCAGTCTGAATTATCAGAattggaagaggatgaagacgagGAAGGATCTGGTAGTGATGCTGAAGTAAAAGAAATTCAGCAGACAGCAGTGAAAGATGTTCCTGTGGATGCTAAACCTAGAATCAAATTTAAGAAACTTTGCAAAAAAATACTTCGTCAG GCTCCATCTCAATCCATGAAACTGAAGGAGCTGAAGGAAGCTGTTGAAGCACAATCAACTATATTTTCCGACTTCTCCTGTAGACGCGAAGCTCTATCATTCCTGAAGACGAAG